The Falsibacillus albus genome has a window encoding:
- a CDS encoding phosphotransferase enzyme family protein: MMKLNTMDKGLASDVVAKSLIQNWEHDEGTLKFWRASSNFVYVFENNQEQYFLRFSLDQENSIGQIQAELEFMEYLESNRYPCVSPILSKNGKYIETVQNSEGKYFSVVFSSAKGIALDEDINELQCEDWGRSLAALHQLSREYEPSDKKRSIWQDILRKIDAMLQRYPEEQEAIEELGKLTERLTSFPISDSNFGLIHYDFQLDNIFYQENNRSFCVIDFDDAVYSWYAQDIVTALDDFLGDDSNLEDPKVKSFLKGYSSVIPLEEEDISQFPYFRRFMKLYTFSRLLWSLEGCEVEESPDWLDGLKSKFNRVLDDLRQGFREQH; the protein is encoded by the coding sequence ATGATGAAGTTAAATACCATGGATAAAGGGTTGGCTTCGGATGTCGTTGCCAAAAGTCTTATTCAAAATTGGGAACATGACGAAGGTACATTAAAGTTCTGGCGCGCCAGTTCGAACTTCGTCTATGTTTTCGAGAACAACCAAGAGCAGTATTTTCTGCGATTCAGCTTAGATCAAGAGAATTCAATCGGACAAATTCAAGCTGAACTTGAATTCATGGAATACTTGGAATCGAATCGTTATCCTTGTGTTTCTCCTATCCTTTCGAAAAATGGTAAGTATATAGAAACAGTGCAAAATTCAGAAGGAAAGTATTTCTCCGTTGTGTTTAGTTCAGCCAAAGGCATTGCATTGGATGAGGATATTAACGAGCTGCAATGCGAGGACTGGGGAAGGTCGCTTGCTGCTTTGCATCAATTATCGAGGGAGTACGAGCCTTCTGATAAGAAAAGATCGATTTGGCAGGATATTTTACGTAAAATTGATGCGATGTTACAGAGATACCCTGAAGAACAAGAAGCAATTGAGGAACTTGGCAAACTTACTGAACGGCTGACATCGTTTCCGATATCAGATAGTAATTTTGGTTTAATCCATTATGATTTCCAATTGGACAACATATTTTATCAAGAGAATAATCGATCGTTTTGTGTGATTGATTTTGATGATGCGGTTTATAGTTGGTATGCTCAAGATATTGTCACTGCTCTCGATGATTTTCTTGGCGATGATAGTAACTTGGAAGATCCTAAAGTGAAATCATTTTTAAAAGGTTACAGTTCTGTAATTCCGCTGGAAGAGGAGGACATTAGCCAGTTTCCATATTTTCGTAGGTTCATGAAATTATATACCTTCTCGAGATTGCTATGGTCGCTGGAAGGCTGCGAAGTGGAAGAATCACC